Proteins from a single region of Oreochromis niloticus isolate F11D_XX linkage group LG7, O_niloticus_UMD_NMBU, whole genome shotgun sequence:
- the LOC100705489 gene encoding patatin-like phospholipase domain-containing protein 7 isoform X3, producing the protein MLEKLECHGKDDGDPCKMVVTMSRTDFRARLPQFLEERMQTSMLTGVLIGAMVAVVLIGIVVLFLYRRFKHARDQQPGVPHYRFRKRDKVLFYGRKIIRKVKTLSSLPSPSHPSQSKQPQRIRKRTKVLNIARKILRIRRDPPTLQPKEPPPSLLEADLTEFEVQSSNLPSEVLYMLKNVRVLGHFEKPLFLELCRHMVFIELQEGEGLFKPGDDDDSIYVVQDGRLEFCIQENDGTESVVKDVLPGDSVHSLLSILDTITGYPAPYKTVSARAATRSTILRLPASAFESVFKKYPETLVRVIQIIMVRLQRVTFLALHNYLGLTTELFNPESQAVPLTNINNVMAEANTGKMTRRHHFQDELPAGTTENTVETDGVKDSHSTRKLRSTSMPTECTGNDLSMAWERARVTIEEAPSIPITHKSSLKKSVTMQHTPSEVFHYTDSGGHADATYLGKSSAILQAAKKDLLGIIQLQDPSLLEGRVTVHHVKAGSVVARQGDQEVSIHFVISGLLHVYQRMIDREEESRLFVTHPGELVGHLAVLTGEPLIFTVRAQRDCSFLSISKTHFYEIMRVEPKVVLNVAHAVLKRMSSFVRQIDFALDWMAVEAGRAVYRQGEKSDSTFIVLSGRLRSVIMKEDGKKELIGEYGRGDLIGVVEALTRQNRATTVHAVRDSELAKLPEGALRSIKRKFPQVVTRLIHLLGQKILQQVNGPLTARSLALHTPGSKWDAGNQASNLSTVAVLPVSEEVPLTAFTLELQHALLAIGPTLLLTSGIIKQRLGTAALDSVHEYRLSSWLGQQEDIHRIVLYQTDYTLTPWTQRCIRQADCIIIVGLGEQDPTVGELERMLEGSAVRAQKQLVLLHREDGPAPKGTVDWLNMRSWISRHLHLACPRRVFSRRSQPKLLELYQRVFEKPADRHSDFSRLARVLTGNAIALVLGGGGARGCSQVGIMRALCEAGIPVDLIGGTSIGSLMGALYAEDRSLSRLRIRAREWAMEMTSVFRKVLDLTYPITSMFSGASFNSGINNVFKSKQIEDLWIPYFNITTDITASAMRVHTDGSLWRYVRASMSLSGYLPPLCDPKDGHLLMDGGYINNLPADVARSMGAKVVIAIDVGSRDETNLTNYGDSLSGWWLLWKRLNPLAEKVKVLNMAEIQTRLAYVCCVRQLESVKSSDYCEYIRPPIDRYRTLEFGKFDEIAEVGYQHGKTVFDVWRRSGVVEKMLKDRHQEEFHNTQSRSNVVTCPNASFTDLAEIVSRIEPVKPPLVDEESDYHTDYEEDALESALSDMETYNRYGEHTEGEETADTI; encoded by the exons ATGCTCGAAAA GTTAGAGTGTCATGGAAAGGATGATGGAGACCCGTGCAAAATG GTGGTAACGATGAGCAGAACTGACTTCCGTGCACGGCTGCCACAGTTTTTGGAGGAGAGGATGCAGACCAGCATG CTCACAGGTGTATTGATTGGAGCTATGGTTGCAGTTGTGCTGATTGGGATTGTGGTGCTCTTCCTTTACAGGAGATTCAAACATGCCC GTGATCAACAACCGGGTGTACCTCACTATCGATTCAGGAAACGAGATAAAGTGCTTTTCTATGGAAGGAAGATAATCCGAAag GTTAAGACACTCTCCTCGCTTCCTTCTCCATCCCATCCCTCGCAATCAAAGCAACCACAGCGCATACGAAAAAGAACCAAAGTTCTGAACATAGCCCGCAA AATCCTGAGGATCCGGAGAGACCCTCCCACCCTGCAGCCCAAGgaaccccctccctccctgcTGGAAGCTGATCTAACAGAGTTTGAAGTGCAGAGCTCAAATCTGCCTTCTGAGGTCCTGTATATGCTGAAAAATGTCAG GGTCTTGGGCCATTTTGAGAAGCCTCTGTTTCTGGAGCTGTGTCGGCATATGGTGTTTATTGAGCTACAGGAGGGTGAAGGCCTGTTCAAACCAGGGGATGATGATGACAGCATCTACGTGGTCCAGGATGGAAGACTTGAGTTCTGCATACAAGAGAAC GATGGCACAGAATCAGTGGTGAAGGATGTCCTCCCCGGAGACAGTGTCCACAGCCTGCTCAGTATTCTAGACACTATCACT GGTTATCCAGCTCCGTATAAAACTGTGTCGGCACGAGCTGCAACTCGCTCCACCATCTTACGCTTACCTGCTTCAGCCTTCGAGTCAGTGTTTAAGAAATACCCTGAGACACTTGTACGCGTCATTCAG ataATTATGGTGCGCCTCCAAAGAGTCACTTTTTTGGCTTTGCATAACTATCTGGGCCTAACAACTGAGCTCTTCAATCCG GAGAGTCAAGCAGTGCCCTTGACCAATATAAACAATGTGATGGCAGAAGCAAATACTGGAAAGATGACTCGTCGTCACCACTTCCAGGACGAATTACCTGCTGGaaccactgaaaacactgtagAGACAG ATGGTGTAAAGGACAGCCATTCAACCAGGAAGCTGCGATCCACCTCTATGCCCACTGAATGCACAG GTAATGACCTGAGCATGGCCTGGGAACGAGCTCGAGTTACCATTGAGGAGGCTCCATCAATTCCTATCACTCACAAA TCTAGTCTGAAGAAGAGTGTGACAATGCAACACACACCATCTGAAGTATTTCACTATACAGACAGCGGAGGGCACGCTGATGCTACCTATCTTGGTAAAAGCAGTGCAATCCTCCAAGCTGCTAAGAAAGACCTGCTGGGAATCATCCAGCTGCAG GACCCTAGTCTGCTTGAAGGCAGAGTAACCGTCCACCATGTCAAAGCTGGCTCTGTGGTAGCTCGTCAGGGAGATCAG GAGGTGAGCATCCACTTCGTGATTTCTGGCCTCCTCCATGTTTACCAGCGGATGATTGACCGTGAAGAAGAATCGCGCCTGTTTGTAACGCATCCCGGAGAGCTTGTTGGTCACCTAGCTGTTCTGACCGGAGAGCCCCTCATATTTACAGTTCGAGCTCAGCGAGATTGCAGCTTCCTCTCTAtttccaaaacacatttttatga GATAATGCGAGTGGAGCCCAAAGTGGTGCTGAATGTTGCTCATGCTGTGTTGAAGAGGATGTCATCTTTTGTCAGGCAAATAGACTTTGCTCTTGACTGGATGGCCGTCGAAGCTGGCAGGGCTGTTTACAG gcaGGGAGAGAAATCCGACAGCACTTTCATAGTGCTGAGTGGTCGACTGCGCTCAGTAATCATGAAGGAGGATGGCAAGAAAGAGTTGATAGGGGAGTACGGACGTGGTGACCTGATTGGAGTG GTGGAGGCCTTGACCCGTCAGAACAGAGCGACCACAGTACACGCTGTACGAGACTCTGAGCTGGCCAAGCTACCAGAAGGTGCACTTCGCTCTATCAAGAGGAAATTCCCTCAG GTTGTCACCAGGCTGATCCACTTACTCGGACAGAAGATACTGCAGCAGGTCAATGGTCCTCTGACAG CTCGCAGTTTGGCCCTGCACACACCAGGTAGTAAGTGGGATGCAGGAAACCAAGCCTCCAACCTCTCCACTGTGGCAGTCCTGCCAGTATCAGAAGAGGTGCCTCTTACTGCCTTTACTCTAGAGCTGCAGCATGCACTCCTTGCAATAG GTCCCACTCTTCTACTGACAAGTGGTATCATCAAACAGCGTCTTGGAACTGCTGCACTTGACAG TGTCCATGAGTACCGTCTGTCCAGCTGGCTGGGCCAACAAGAAGACATCCATCGCATAGTTCTTTACCAGACTGACTACACACTGACCCCGTGGACACAGAGGTGCATCCGTCAGGCTGACTGCATCATTATTGTGGGACTAGGAGAGCAGGACCCTACTGTAGGGGAG TTGGAGCGTATGTTGGAAGGAAGTGCAGTGCGTGCGCAGAAGCAGCTTGTGCTGTTGCACAGAGAAGATGGTCCTGCACCCAAAGGAACCGTAGACTGGCTCAACATGCGAAGCTGGATTTCCAGACACCTCCACCTTGCCTGTCCCCGAAGGGTCTTCTCCAGACGAAGCCAGCCCAAACTG ttgGAACTGTATCAGCGTGTGTTTGAGAAACCAGCAGATCGCCATTCTGACTTTTCCCGCCTGGCTCGTGTTCTTACAGGCAATGCTATTGCTCTTGTCCTGGGAGGAGGAGGGGCCAG GGGTTGTTCTCAAGTGGGTATAATGCGTGCACTATGCGAAGCTGGCATCCCCGTAGACCTAATTGGCGGAACTTCAATTGGTTCCCTGATGGGCGCTCTATATGCAGAGGACCGTAGCCTCAGTCGTTTGAGGATAAGAGCTAGAGAATGGGCTATG GAAATGACTTCAGTGTTTAGGAAGGTCTTGGATTTGACATATCCAATCACATCCATGTTTTCTGGTGCTTCCTTCAACTCTGGCATAAACAACGTCTTCAAAAGCAAACAGATTGAG GACCTTTGGATCccatatttcaatatcacaactGACATCACTGCCTCTGCCATGAGAGTACACACTGATG GTTCTCTATGGCGGTATGTCCGTGCTAGCATGTCTCTATCGGGATATCTCCCTCCTCTGTGTGACCCGAAAGATGGACACCTGCTGATGGATGGAGGCTATATCAACAACCTGCCTG CTGATGTTGCACGCTCCATGGGGGCCAAAGTGGTAATAGCTATTGATGTGGGCAGCCGGGATGAAACTAATCTCACTAATTACGGCGACTCACTCTCGGGCTGGTGGCTGCTATGGAAACGCCTTAACCCCCTAGCTGAGAAAGTTAAG GTGCTGAACATGGCAGAGATTCAGACTCGGCTGGCCTATGTGTGCTGTGTGAGACAGTTGGAGTCTGTGAAGAGCAGCGATTACTGCGAGTATATCAGACCTCCAATCGACAGATACCGTACACTAGAGTTTGGCAAGTTTGATGAAATTGCT GAGGTGGGGTACCAGCATGGCAAGactgtgtttgatgtgtggcgTCGCAGTGGTGTGGTGGAAAAAATGCTGAAAGACAGACATCAAGAAGAGTTCCACAACACGCAAAGCAGAAGCAAT gtgGTGACATGTCCCAATGCTTCCTTCACTGACCTGGCAGAAATTGTGTCCCGCATCGAGCCCGTCAAACCTCCTCTTGTGGATG AAGAATCCGACTACCACACTGACTATGAAGAGGATGCACTGGAGAGTGCTCTCTCTGACATGGAGACGTATAATCGCTATGGAGAGCACACTGAAGGGGAGGAGACTGCTGACACG atttaa